In Nitrososphaerota archaeon, a single genomic region encodes these proteins:
- a CDS encoding winged helix-turn-helix domain-containing protein, translated as MSISESYVSVQVDNAVSKKGPARRSELEIKMDVLQVVSNGIDRPTQIMYKANLSWVALQSNLKTLVAASFLREEDLGSRKRYELTQRGFDILRSFQKVIETMGSFQPVQKQVSF; from the coding sequence ATGTCAATTTCCGAGTCCTACGTCTCGGTTCAGGTCGACAACGCTGTGAGCAAGAAAGGCCCGGCGCGAAGGTCTGAACTGGAGATCAAGATGGACGTACTGCAAGTGGTCTCGAACGGAATCGACAGGCCGACCCAGATAATGTACAAGGCAAACCTTTCTTGGGTGGCCCTCCAATCGAATCTGAAGACTCTCGTCGCCGCGAGCTTCCTAAGGGAAGAGGACCTTGGGAGCAGGAAGAGGTACGAGCTCACGCAGAGAGGTTTCGACATATTGCGGTCGTTCCAAAAGGTCATCGAGACGATGGGTTCCTTCCAGCCTGTGCAGAAGCAGGTCTCGTTCTGA
- a CDS encoding polyprenyl synthetase family protein has translation MATYERSDYSADEKDVERMLRPYREAVESGLKKLKEKDSKLDKLAFGFLEGGGKRIRPTITLLTCDAIKGSYAEAVPIAVAYELAHAASLTQDDIIDNSPTRHNRPTAHTAHGVTTAILLSDMMIFNIFEMLAEYEDADVSKSQLTTLIRYVAKSAKEAAEGEYLEMQLSKKAEPTIEEYVKLAGLKTGALFGAAAASGAVVGGGKPRVVKEMYEFGRNLGVAFQMVDDILDMTGTSKEMGKPMLKDLQNNAANVVIVHALRHADPTRRNQIRSMMVRSLYGFVEVDELLAILDDLGSVEYAAGLCGKHAALARGKLKSLPEGPARDILEKVTLWLEARRK, from the coding sequence TTGGCCACCTATGAAAGGTCGGATTACTCCGCTGACGAGAAGGACGTCGAACGAATGTTGCGGCCATACCGGGAAGCGGTTGAATCCGGGCTCAAGAAACTGAAGGAAAAGGACAGCAAGCTGGACAAGCTCGCTTTCGGATTCCTAGAAGGCGGGGGCAAGAGAATCCGGCCCACAATCACTCTGCTGACCTGCGATGCCATCAAAGGTTCCTACGCCGAAGCGGTTCCAATCGCGGTAGCGTACGAGCTCGCACACGCAGCTTCACTCACCCAGGATGATATCATCGACAATTCTCCGACAAGGCACAACAGGCCAACCGCGCACACGGCCCATGGCGTAACTACTGCCATCCTCTTGTCGGACATGATGATATTCAACATCTTCGAGATGTTGGCTGAGTATGAAGATGCCGACGTTTCGAAATCACAGCTGACAACATTGATCCGATATGTAGCGAAGTCAGCGAAAGAGGCCGCGGAAGGGGAGTACCTGGAGATGCAGTTGTCGAAGAAGGCGGAGCCAACGATTGAAGAGTATGTCAAGCTCGCGGGCCTGAAGACAGGAGCCCTCTTCGGCGCAGCGGCCGCGTCCGGCGCGGTGGTGGGGGGAGGAAAGCCCAGGGTAGTGAAGGAGATGTACGAATTCGGGAGGAACCTCGGGGTCGCTTTCCAGATGGTCGACGACATCCTCGATATGACTGGGACGAGCAAGGAAATGGGGAAGCCCATGCTGAAGGACCTCCAGAACAACGCCGCCAATGTAGTGATCGTACACGCATTGAGACACGCCGACCCCACGAGAAGGAACCAGATTCGATCTATGATGGTAAGGAGTCTCTATGGTTTCGTCGAAGTCGATGAGTTGCTTGCGATCCTAGACGACCTTGGGTCGGTGGAATATGCGGCGGGGCTATGTGGAAAGCATGCGGCACTGGCGAGAGGGAAGCTGAAATCCCTCCCAGAAGGACCTGCAAGAGATATCCTGGAGAAGGTCACCCTCTGGCTGGAGGCAAGGAGGAAGTAG
- a CDS encoding UbiA family prenyltransferase, with protein sequence MKVWSAVYAELVYGGHLLALGTSSIAATAALVLGKSPPLDLLLMAYLFSYGAYTVNRISDFEQDRVSHPERTSHLEGRRGALVAIAVASFLVGYGLAFLRNLVFFTGLLVPLALAVAYSVGSSRTKKMFGMSRLKEGLLIKNITISFGWALIPLLVGLYYLELPTAILALAPFIFLRLMVNSVFFDQRDVEADRAVGVRTLPSVMGLDKSWRVMDLLDVTSGVYLAALLVVGVLPVFVGVLLLFVPYSVLYRVYARRSSRHQDSVRDFAADGEYILWGVVTYLGHL encoded by the coding sequence TTGAAAGTCTGGTCAGCGGTCTATGCAGAATTGGTTTACGGGGGCCACCTTCTAGCCCTAGGGACTTCTAGCATTGCAGCGACCGCTGCCCTGGTGCTCGGCAAGTCCCCTCCCCTAGACCTACTGCTGATGGCGTACCTGTTCTCCTACGGCGCCTACACGGTCAACAGAATCTCTGACTTCGAGCAGGATAGGGTGTCGCATCCTGAAAGGACTTCCCACCTCGAGGGGAGGCGTGGCGCGCTTGTGGCTATAGCGGTAGCCTCTTTCTTGGTCGGGTATGGCCTGGCCTTTCTCAGGAATCTCGTATTCTTCACGGGGCTACTCGTTCCCCTGGCCCTCGCAGTAGCCTACAGCGTAGGTTCCTCTAGGACCAAGAAGATGTTCGGGATGTCTAGACTCAAGGAGGGCCTCCTCATCAAGAACATCACAATATCATTCGGTTGGGCGCTCATTCCCCTGCTGGTCGGCCTCTATTACCTTGAGCTCCCTACGGCAATCCTCGCCTTGGCACCGTTCATCTTCCTTAGGCTTATGGTCAATTCCGTATTCTTCGACCAGCGAGATGTCGAAGCAGACCGTGCAGTCGGGGTCAGAACCCTACCAAGTGTCATGGGACTCGACAAATCCTGGAGGGTAATGGACTTGCTGGACGTGACTTCTGGGGTCTACCTCGCAGCGCTCTTAGTCGTGGGGGTGCTCCCCGTATTCGTGGGCGTCCTCCTACTCTTCGTGCCCTACTCGGTCTTGTACAGGGTGTATGCCAGAAGGTCATCGAGGCATCAGGATTCTGTCAGGGACTTCGCAGCGGACGGTGAGTACATCCTCTGGGGAGTTGTCACATACCTTGGCCACCTATGA
- a CDS encoding AAA family ATPase, with translation MPSNSDVRIPTGIPGLDGLIQGGLQAGDFVLLVGGIGTGKTIFSSEFAYLGAKELKQPAVYATFEEDILSLKRNMQKFGIDFQALEEEKKLRLLDLEALEGRGMGSNLETILSAIDEVKAKRLVIDSLTAFLSGASGKFDYSFLMHLIYKTLKREGITTIMTVSKFNVRTEYSQGLEEFVADGVFEIENYLADNMELKTRFMVKKLRGTEHSRRYHTVVFSTKGIEILPYTV, from the coding sequence TTGCCATCGAATTCAGATGTGCGAATCCCGACGGGTATCCCGGGCCTCGACGGGCTCATTCAGGGCGGGCTTCAGGCAGGCGATTTCGTCCTGCTCGTCGGAGGGATTGGCACTGGGAAGACGATTTTCTCGTCTGAATTTGCGTATCTGGGCGCGAAGGAACTAAAGCAACCTGCGGTATATGCTACCTTCGAAGAGGACATACTGAGCCTCAAGAGGAACATGCAAAAGTTCGGAATAGACTTTCAGGCACTCGAGGAGGAAAAGAAGCTAAGGCTTCTGGACCTGGAGGCACTAGAGGGCCGAGGGATGGGCTCGAACCTGGAGACAATACTCTCCGCGATCGACGAAGTCAAAGCCAAGAGGCTGGTGATCGACTCGCTCACTGCGTTCCTTAGCGGTGCCAGCGGCAAGTTCGACTACAGCTTCCTTATGCACCTGATTTACAAGACCTTGAAGCGCGAAGGGATAACCACAATCATGACAGTCAGCAAGTTCAACGTGCGGACTGAATACTCGCAAGGGTTAGAGGAGTTCGTCGCGGACGGTGTTTTTGAAATCGAGAACTATCTAGCAGACAATATGGAACTGAAGACCAGATTTATGGTCAAGAAACTTCGAGGAACCGAGCACTCCAGGAGATATCATACCGTGGTCTTCTCAACCAAAGGAATCGAGATACTTCCTTATACCGTCTAG
- a CDS encoding DUF2061 domain-containing protein, protein MNSETRSRSIAKTLTYRVVIAALLALIAFYFTGNPAQTTVITITFNLGGAAVYYGFERLWDAIDWGRRI, encoded by the coding sequence GTGAATTCGGAGACAAGGAGTAGGTCAATTGCAAAAACCCTTACCTATCGCGTAGTTATTGCTGCCCTCCTCGCATTGATTGCGTTCTACTTTACAGGCAATCCAGCCCAGACAACAGTCATTACCATTACCTTCAATCTTGGCGGGGCAGCAGTCTATTATGGCTTCGAGAGGCTTTGGGACGCCATAGACTGGGGAAGAAGAATCTAA